The Puniceicoccus vermicola sequence GGAATCCGCCCGCGAGGCCCTTGGCCATACCGATGGCGTCGGGCTCGATGCCCGCATACTCGTAGGCATAGAATTTGCCGGAGCGACCCACGCCGCATTGGACCTCATCGATGAGAAGGAGTACGTTGCGCTCGGTGCAGAGGGCCCGTAGATCCCGAAGGAATTCCGGTTTTGCCGGGTTGATGCCGCTCTCGCCCTGGATGGTTTCGAGCAGGACAGCGCAGACTTCGTCGTCGATTTGCTCTGCGAAGGAGTCGATGTCGTTCAGCTTCGCGTGCCGGAAACCGGGAAGCATGGGGCGGAAGCCGTTCTGGATTTTCTCTTGTGGGGTGGCGGCCATGCCGCCGAAGGTGCGTCCGTGAAAAGCGTTTTCAGCGGTGATGACGGTGTAGCGCTTGCCTTCCTCGCCCGCGAGAGCGCGGCCGTGGAGCCGTGCCAGCTTGATGAGAGCCTCATTGGCTTCGGTGCCGCTGTTGCAGAAGAGAAATCGTCCCTTGGGTGTATAGCGGCTGAGCCTTTCTGCGAGCTCACCTTGCTTGGGAGTCGCGAAGAGGTTGCTACAGTGAATGAGGGTCCCGGCCTGTTTGCTGACGGACTCGACCCAGTCGGGATGCGAGTGGCCGAGAGCGTTGACGGCGATGCCGGAGGTGAAGTCGAGATACTCGCGTCCCTGGTCATCCTGGACCGAGGCTCCCTTGCCAGAGACGAGGGAGATGGCGGGAGCGCCGTAGTTGTGGATGAGGTACGAGTCGTACTGGTTCTGAGTGTTCTCGTTCATGAGCGGACGATTTCGGTTCCAATCCCCTTGTCGGTGAAGATTTCGAGGAGGAGGGAGTGTGGCATCCGACCGTCGATAAAGTGGACGCGGTTGACGCCGTTTTGCAGGGCGTGGACGGCGCTGTCGACCTTGGGAATCATGCCTTTGGCGATGATTCCATCAGACTTGAGGCCAGCGACTTGGCTGTCGGGGAGGCTGGAAATGAGGGTCGAGGGATCGGATGGATCCTTCATGAGCCCGGGGACGTCGCAGAGGTAGACGAGGCGGCGGGCACGCAGGGCCGAGGCGACGCGCGAGGCGGCAACGTCGGCATTGGTGTTGTAAGCCTGTCCCTCGGTGTCGGCACCTACCGGCGAGACAATGGGCATGTAGCCGTCGGAAATCGCCTTGCGAATCGGTGCGGGGTCGACCCGCTCAACTTCGCCAACGAAGCCAATGTCAATGGGGTCGCCAGAGGGATCGGTGGCCAGTCTCCGCGTGCGCAGGACTTTGAAACCAGGAATGGAGATGGGGCGGCCGAGCTTGCGTTGAACGATCTCGCAGATTTCCAGATTGACCTCCTCATCGAGGGTCTTGCGGACGATCTCAACGGTGGCGGCGTCGGTCACGCGCAGGCCTTTTTCAAAGCGGGCTTCGAGTCCGGAGGCATCCATGGCACGAGTGATCGCCTTGCCCCCACCGTGAACGACGACGACGTGGATGCCGACGGCGGAGAGAAAGGCGAGGTCGGTAGCGACTTTTGCGCGGACCTCCGGATCGGGATCGTCCATAAAGCTACCGCCGTATTTGACGACAAAGACGGACCCTTTGAACCGCTGAATGTACGGCAAGGCCTCAATGAGGACTTTGGCTTTGGAGGTGACGTCGAGTTGGCTGATATCCATTTATTCGCTCTTATTGAAATTTACGTAGCCCTCGGTGAGGTCGGCGGTCAGCAGGTGATAGTCCTTTTTGCCCATTCCGAGATCCAGGGTGATCGAGAATTCCCGGTTCGAGACTTCCGCTTTCCATTGGGGGAGGTTTTCTTCGACCGGAGTCCCTTTCACCAGAACCGGGATGTCTCCGTAGTGGAGGTTCAATTGGTCGTAGTCGAGGCCGATCCGGGCGTAGCCGGCGGCATCGACGATACGGCCCCAATTG is a genomic window containing:
- a CDS encoding aspartate aminotransferase family protein, with the translated sequence MNENTQNQYDSYLIHNYGAPAISLVSGKGASVQDDQGREYLDFTSGIAVNALGHSHPDWVESVSKQAGTLIHCSNLFATPKQGELAERLSRYTPKGRFLFCNSGTEANEALIKLARLHGRALAGEEGKRYTVITAENAFHGRTFGGMAATPQEKIQNGFRPMLPGFRHAKLNDIDSFAEQIDDEVCAVLLETIQGESGINPAKPEFLRDLRALCTERNVLLLIDEVQCGVGRSGKFYAYEYAGIEPDAIGMAKGLAGGFPIGAIWVAEAYADLFTPGSHGTTFGGTPLACSAALAVLDVIEKENLLERITRQSEAWHQELRNLAAKLPHKIKQVRGLGYLVGVGLTEPPLPVVAKLREAGLLTAPAGNNTVRLIPPLIATEAELQKATQILEQVLSD
- the argB gene encoding acetylglutamate kinase — translated: MDISQLDVTSKAKVLIEALPYIQRFKGSVFVVKYGGSFMDDPDPEVRAKVATDLAFLSAVGIHVVVVHGGGKAITRAMDASGLEARFEKGLRVTDAATVEIVRKTLDEEVNLEICEIVQRKLGRPISIPGFKVLRTRRLATDPSGDPIDIGFVGEVERVDPAPIRKAISDGYMPIVSPVGADTEGQAYNTNADVAASRVASALRARRLVYLCDVPGLMKDPSDPSTLISSLPDSQVAGLKSDGIIAKGMIPKVDSAVHALQNGVNRVHFIDGRMPHSLLLEIFTDKGIGTEIVRS